GCGCCTGTCCCTGCGAACGAACTTTATTAGGGAATATCTCGGAAATGACCACCCAAAGCACAGCTCCTTGTGAAAAAGCAAAAAACGCTATAAAGCCCATCAGGTAAACCATTACCCCATATCCTCCAAGACCAGAGTAATTTTCAGTAAAAAAGGATTTTGAAAGCATTCCAAGAAAGAATACCATCCCTACCGAACCGACCATTAACAAAGTACGTCGTCCGTATTTATCGATAAGAAAAAGAGCTACAAAGGTGAAAAGCAAGTTGGTGGCACCAACCGAAATGGATTGAAGTAAAGATATATCGGTTTCGAACCCAGCCATTTCGAAAACACGCGGGGCATAGATCATTATAGCATTAATGCCGGCTAACTGGTTAAAAGCTGCAATCAGAATGGCAATCATTACCGGGAAACGGTTTTCTTTCACAAACAGGTTACCATGACCAATAGCTTCTTCCTGCTCAACCGATCTCTTGACAATCTGCACTTCTTCTTCCGGGTTTTCAGCTTTTATGCGTTGAAAAACGGCAAGTGCTTCTTGGTTACGTCCCTGGTTAACCAGCCATCTGGGGCTTTCAGGAACCATGTTCAGCAATAAAAAGAAAGATAGAGCGGGTATTGCTTCCACACCGATCATCCAACGCCAGGAATCAACGACAATTGTTCTGGCTAAAAAGTAATTAACTGCGAAGGCCAGGAAAATGGCTGTTACTACAAAAAACTGATTAAGTAATACCAGGCGGCCACGCTTTTTTGCCGGAGATATTTCTGCGATGAACATTGGGGTTACAACAGAAATACAACCTAACATTATACCGGTAATCAACCTAAAAAATAGTAACATCCCCCAGTTGATGGCAAAAGCGCTTCCCAGCGAAGCAAGAAAAAATATCGCTGATAAAAATACCAGTGATTTGCGTCGCCCGAATTTTTCTGCGGGTTTCCCTATTATTAATGTACCTATTATAGTACCTACAATGGCAACTGCTACGGTAAACCCAAGCCAAAAACTATTTAAATTATATAACTCTTCGAGTTGTGTAGTTGTACCCGACATCATGGCAATGTCGTAGCCAAAGAGAAATCCGCCTAAAGCAATGATCAATGCGACGGTTAAAACGTTCTGTTGTTTCATTTCGATTCAGAATTATTGGTTTAAAACTCTGAAGCGAAAGTAGCGGGACACAAATTTGAAAGCATTAATGAATGTTACAAATGCAAGCAATAATGTTTCAACACTTTAACAACTGTGCGTCCAAGCAACCACCCTGAAACATTTTTACAAGTAAATGTAACAATAATGCAAGAGGTCTCTTATTCCATTGTTCCAATTATAAAGAGCCAACAATTATTATCCTCTAATTTTGAATTAAGCATTATATTTATGCAAAATGAACGCGATTCATTTTGAAATTTTTAAAATTACTCACAGCTTATCATCCTTTCTTATCAATGTGAATCAAATTTTCAGATCGTTGATTTATTTATTGATAATAATATTAATGAGTACCCAAAAAGATTGCTCTTTTTTGAGAAACCTACATTGTTCTTAATTATTGGTCAACTGAATTTAAATGTCCTTTTTTTGCAATCTCTATAACTTTAAATCACAATTACATTTTTCAAATTCAAAAATTTCCTCACCATTACTCCCAGCTTATATCCACTAAATAAAATACTTGAGCCAATTGTTCCATTTGCACCATTTTTTCATTCGACCAAAAAGAATCCATCAAATTACACGTTAACTCATTAATCAAAAGTATCAGAATATATAAATATAAGTTTGTATCACTTCGTTGTATTATGACATGTAATCAGGAGGTCGATGAAGAGGATTATGGCTACTTTAAAAGTCTTAGGCTAATTATTTATGGTTAAGGGTTGTTATAGTATTTTCAATTAATTAGCTCATAAAAATCGCCATCATTTTCTCACCACTAATTTCCTTCTTACTAAACCTTTCATTGATAAAATGGGAATCAGATAAAATAAATCTTTATTTTGAAAGGTTCTTAAAATCCCAAGAGAATTAGCATCAAAGACTCATACCCCGATCTTTATTCTTCACCTTATATTTCATATTTGGTTCCTTTTTACGTCCTTTACTTTTCTCGATCAATCGGTTCATATCTCTCGCCCATTGTGCCAACTGAAACTGATCGATCACCTGTGTCGGAATTTGGATATTCTGCTCGGCTTTTGCCGTTAAATAAAACCGAGGCCTTTCTTCAAATTCAGAGAGCCTGATCGGATAACGAACCGGATTCCCGATTTCATCTTTGATAAAAACGACATGACCCCTTCCCGATCTACGAACCTCCACATTAAAAAGCTCCAGCGATTTATCGTAAAGCTGTTTGGTCGTTATGGAGTCAATTTGGTTTAGCTGATAAAATAAACTCTGCAGGTTTTGTTTCAGGTTTCTGCTACCTGCAGAAAATTTCAAATTGGACTGTACCAGATTTTGTTCTTTACTGAGATCATACTTTTGTTCCAGGGATTTAATGAAACGTTGCGTTTTCTCCTTCTCATAATTGTCTTTGATCTTCTTCCCGGTTTCGCAATCAATTCGTGTGGAAACAATATGAAAGTGTGTCCGGTCAAGGTCTGAATGCTTATACACAAAGTAAGGTTTGTTTCCATAGCCCATCTGCTCCATCAGGTTTCCGATTTCAGTTCGCATTCCTTTGTCACCCAGTTTCACCAAATCCGTTACTGTTGGATTTACAGAAATATGCAAGCCTTTCTTTTTCACCCGGGTGTTTCTATCCTCGATCTCTTTCAGGATATTCAGCCGATCGTGTTTTGTTCCGGCAAAAGGATTTATGGTTGGCGTATTCCCACTTTTATAGAAATGTGCCTTTTTCTGTTCTACTTTCTTTTCGTTATAAAACAAAGCATTCTGAGTATTGCCTGATTGATGAATAACGATGACCATAGTAAAAATTTAGCGCAGGTGTTTTTGTAAAAAAGCCAGGCATTGCATCATCATCTGAAAAGCCTGTTTAAGTAGTTGCCGGTCATTATCTCCAACATTGT
Above is a genomic segment from uncultured Draconibacterium sp. containing:
- a CDS encoding sugar porter family MFS transporter — its product is MKQQNVLTVALIIALGGFLFGYDIAMMSGTTTQLEELYNLNSFWLGFTVAVAIVGTIIGTLIIGKPAEKFGRRKSLVFLSAIFFLASLGSAFAINWGMLLFFRLITGIMLGCISVVTPMFIAEISPAKKRGRLVLLNQFFVVTAIFLAFAVNYFLARTIVVDSWRWMIGVEAIPALSFFLLLNMVPESPRWLVNQGRNQEALAVFQRIKAENPEEEVQIVKRSVEQEEAIGHGNLFVKENRFPVMIAILIAAFNQLAGINAIMIYAPRVFEMAGFETDISLLQSISVGATNLLFTFVALFLIDKYGRRTLLMVGSVGMVFFLGMLSKSFFTENYSGLGGYGVMVYLMGFIAFFAFSQGAVLWVVISEIFPNKVRSQGQALGSFTHWIFAAALIWGFPVLNNAVGGGVSFGFFAIMMVFHFFFAWKVLPETKGKSLEEIQVEMKMKRN
- a CDS encoding relaxase/mobilization nuclease domain-containing protein, yielding MVIVIHQSGNTQNALFYNEKKVEQKKAHFYKSGNTPTINPFAGTKHDRLNILKEIEDRNTRVKKKGLHISVNPTVTDLVKLGDKGMRTEIGNLMEQMGYGNKPYFVYKHSDLDRTHFHIVSTRIDCETGKKIKDNYEKEKTQRFIKSLEQKYDLSKEQNLVQSNLKFSAGSRNLKQNLQSLFYQLNQIDSITTKQLYDKSLELFNVEVRRSGRGHVVFIKDEIGNPVRYPIRLSEFEERPRFYLTAKAEQNIQIPTQVIDQFQLAQWARDMNRLIEKSKGRKKEPNMKYKVKNKDRGMSL